The following DNA comes from Chelmon rostratus isolate fCheRos1 chromosome 3, fCheRos1.pri, whole genome shotgun sequence.
aatcattagCAGACgagctgtgttcactgacagcGGTGTTTCTGAGTCCATGTAGCAATCTCCTTTATACAGCCATGTGATCACAAAGTCATGAACCTCACTCCATgctcgcttgtgagcgactgagcctttcatacctgatcatgatactatcacctgttaccaataaacctgtttacctgtggaatgatccgaacaggtgtttttggagcattttgcACCATTtcttgctgcatcaaattcagaataagcagatatttacaaaaatctattaatatatattatatatattgtcttatcaaatatattgtcttaTGTTAGGCacattgtgttgcattttatggatgaattgtgctatataaatgaagtttttttttttcaagtgagAAAGTGAAGCTTGGCAAGTTATTACAATCTGTTTTATTCAGgttttgcacagtgtcccaacttttttggactgGTTGGTTgtatcattaatattatttatttatgattatAGATATTATCACAAATAAGTCACAAATTAAAATTCCAAATGTTTTCTTAGTCTTTGTAATttgtcacacactgttcaaagTGTTGAATATGTATGAATTGTTCAGTCTGTAAAAGTGGAGCTGGTGTTAAAGAAGAAGTTGTAATGGCTCATGGATCAGAGAGCACAAACTGTGGTCTCTCGGTTTCCTTTGGTCTCCTGATTATGTCTTCTTGaaacacctccacctctgcagccacactgtGTCAGAGGGTTAAAGATATCATTTCCTGTCCGCCTTCACATGCTGCGTACAAGGATGAACCCAAAcacaaatgagaaatgagagtGTGTGGTCCGAGGACATCAGTTTGGCTAATTGTGTGTCAGCAGCATGTCAGCGTGAGGCTCAAAAGCATGTTGGGTTTGAAAGATTCCCTCTATCAGTGAGGTGTTCTGTTAATGTGACTGCCCTGCTTATGTGATAGAGTATTGGTCTGCACGTGATGTGGCTGCAGTGACACATCCTCTGCACTTTTGCCTTCTCTTTAAGCAGGAAGGCTTTGCTGATAatgcttttgtcttcagtgaaTGTCTGTAGCCAACCGGGACTTGTGCAACATTTGgtcacatgtttgtttgcactCCCTCAAGAGAGACGTGGAACAGGGAACACACTGTAGTGTGTATGAGTGACTTCAGTtcataaacactgaaaatgtcatttacatGTTTCATGATTAACTGTGATCTTATTACACTATAATAACTGTGCTTATAATCTCACGGTAATTATCCTAAGCCAAGGTGCTGTGCCTCAGTATTGGAAGTAGTCATGGAGCTGTGACAGTGCCAAAGTGTGATGACATACCAGCAGTGGATTTTCCCTGCTGAAATGACAgcggaggggagggaggggagtgcCTTTGGCCTGTTTGGACCTTTAGATGTGGGTCAGCTGCTCTCCACTGGGCCTCTcatactgcacacactgctCTATTAGACTACACTCAGGAATTTTTAAAACAATGGTTTTATGGAAACATATAAGTCACCAGTCTGTTTTCAGTCACACTGTTCTTTACCATGTACATTCTTTCTTGAAACTAGGCCTAAATATTACATTTGGAGGGCAAGTGGTGACTATGTAGAAGCTGAAAGCTGGAAGACAGTGTTGTAAATTCATATCAGAGAGCCTGAATGTCTCACATTAGCCAGGCAGTGTTGGGCCTGTACAGTAATGAGTAGTTGTAGAAACAGCTTGATGAAACAAGAAGTGTGATGGCTGAAGAGGGGGTTGAACCCTCATCCCAGTGCCTGTACTAGATatcatggcagtccatccaatgACAGAAGTCGGACTAGTTAAGCGGATGCATCATCTTggaaccatgaatatctgttGTGCCAAATGATACAGATGTTGACATGCATGTAGGAGGATAATTAGGATAATTAAAGACTTTGACCTGTTGGTAGTACTGGATCAAAAGTCAGGGAATCACTTCTGGGAATCTTGTATATTGTACCAGATTTCATTGCAGTCTGTCCAGTATTCGTTGAGACCTGCTGTGTGCTAAAAGAAACAAtttggattcatcctctgaagaccatgaatgtctgcagtaGTCCATGTAGTATTTGTAAGTATTGTATTAGAATTTTTAGACTTGACCAGAGTGATGGCCAACAAGAGCTatgctgctaacatggctaacaACTGAAACCCCTCATTTCTTCCACAATAGTGGAAGATTGTATGAAAATCAGTTGGATCAGTTGTGTTGGCCACGAGTGACGACTTGTGCGTCAGGTCGAAGGTGCACCAGCTGCATAGATCAGAAATATCAGTGCTTGGGGACTGGGAGACTGATGCTTCAGATTGTAAAAAGTTTGGCTCGACATACAGGAAACCAGCTCAGTGACACGCCTTTATAAATCCAGAGGATGCTCCCTGTTGCAGTTCCTGGCCCACCACACCACTAGCAGCCATGCTCGCCATGGCGGTCAGACCCACTGAGACTCAGCTGTGATATATTCCCAAATGCTGCCTCCAGTGATGGCAACCTAGTACCCTTCTAGCAGTGTCTCAACCATGCCCCAGCTGCAATAATgaactaataaaaataataagtaTATATTGTGAATGAAGTTTTATGTAGCAAGTATACATCTTTGCTGGTGCTCTAAAATCTTGCTATCAATCACATTAAATATGTGCAAATGCACTGTAAGCATCTATATTTAATTGCCATTCTctctaaatatttcatttgtttgcagCCTTTTCTCTTGAGGGATCTGGGATCAGCTTTGCAGACCTGTTTCGCCTGGTTGCTTTCTACTGTATTAGCAGGTAAACAACCAACACTCGTCTTTCTGACTATCCATCCATCACATCCCCAGCTTCTCCGTGTTTTGCTTTGTGATGACAGGGTATATCGAGGATGGAAACTCCACGgatgaaaataatgtttgtcGAGTAAGCAGTCAGCTCTCAGTGCCCAAGGCTCTCACTTCTTGTTTCAGCTTGTGCCAGCTcgggagacacagacagatgcaggagttaaaacaacagacacaggaaatagAGGAAAATTGTGCTGCAAGCAGTACAACACTGGACAACTAGAGAGATGACTGCTCATCAAACAGGCCTCCTACATTTGACaaatgcacttttgttttttagttaaATGTTAACTTACACTCTAAATCTAAACATGTGTTTACTGTATATCTTTAAATCCATATCTGTAATTCTGTAACGCGAGCAAAgggtgtgtctgcatgtttatgATGATGCTGGTTGAAAGTGTTTTCACTTCTCTGTATGCCAGAGTTCAGGCTTTGCTTTGCCAACCAAACTAATCGCATCATCACTTTTTGGGGATGTCACTGTCAAATGAGGACAATGTGTATTATAACTCTGACCATAAAGCACTGAATATTGAACAGTATTAACGAGGCCGTATAGTACATTAAAGGTACAGGTATCAGCAGTTTAACTCTCAGAAACAATTTCATGTGATTACTGCAGCTCCTCCCTTGCTTCATGTTTTAATCTTTTCATGTATTGTATTTCCCGTATCCATTTTAAATTTGTTGCCTCTTCATGTTTCACTTAGGGATGTCCTGCCTTTCACACTCAAACTCCCAGAAGCCATTGCATCTGCCAAGACTCAGAAAGAACTGGAAGAGGTGGCTCAGCTTGGAGCAGGTAGCctcctttattattattcattggTTTGAAATTTTGCATGAACACGCAGCTCGAACGGCCATGCTGGTGGTTTTGCAAGTTGTAACTACAAATCTGTAAGTGTTTTTCACAGCATTCCACTTCCGCTTATGACTGGACCTTAAGTGCAAAGCTgatgattagcctagcttagcatgaagactggaggcagggggaaacCTCTAGCTTGGTTCTGTGGTTCTCTTTAAAGTTCATGAACACTTGTCTTGTTTACTTAGTTAATACAACGACAGTTTTTGGTTTTAGGGGAAGTTGTAGCTATTTGTTGGCGGAACAACAGCTAGGTGCAGTGACCTCTTGGAGTGACCTCAGCTGGGTGCGTCAATAAGAAGTGTATAAAGTAGGAGTTTTGAGCATTAGAGAgagttatgctaagctaggctaatcacctCCCAACTCCTGCACCGCAGGACTTGACAATATGTTATATTCTGTTTCTGAAATATTACCACTGCTGCTGATAGAACAGCAAGCGTGGACTGTTTTGGGGAAACTTCATGCTGCGTTCAGAGAAACTAATATCAGATGGTTGACTgccaaacagcatttttaattaaaggaaGCAATTACTTTCATGAGATCCATGTTATTGCCGCTCACCTTGCGGAAGCGTCCCCCCAGGGAGAATCCGGATTTGATTCTGCcacaacatactgtactgtacctcAAGAATGTGACGTTTCTGTCAGCTGAGCTTGCACCTTCAACGTACCATCGAGGGAAAACCATCTCTGGTCAGGCTCTTTATGTCACAGCAATTACAGTGTGAcaagagaaaacatgacagTGTATAACAAAGCATAGCAAATATTCAGTATAAGTAAATTCATGCTGTGCTGGCATGAGCCGAAACAAATGGCTGCTCAGGAAGGATGTAAAAACATATGGTTTGGTTAAAGGTTAGCAGTATTGTAAGTATGCAAGATTGCAGCTCAAAAGCTAAATTGTACTTTAAGATACCACATTCTCTCCAACCCTAGTGGTGCCTGTGAGGGCTACACCTGCTATAACATGAAAGCAGTCAAATAAGCAAGCACATGGAGACAAAGCAGCCAGTATTTGAGTGCACAGGTTAAAGTTATTTTTCTTAGTCAGTTTGTGCTGACCATTCAGGTCTTGTCTCACAGAAGGTTTAGCCACTTCATCTCTGTCAAGTTATTCTAGGCTGTGAAACGGCAGTGACTCAGCTTCCTACACTAGAAGCCTACGACATAGCTCAGTGCTCAGTGTGGGTGAGAAGGGAGTGGCGTGTGGAAAGCTACAGTTGGCCGTGTGCTGTCCAAACACATACATACCATCACACCACATTCAGatatgtatgaaaaaaaacaaggcttgCGAGCATGAGCGCTAACGCAACATGCAGTAAAGTGTGTCGTAAGTATTTGGAAGTGTGAACTGTTGCTCGTGCATGAATTCCTGTGAATGGAGGTGGGTGTATGCTTGCACTGCAAGGGCTTTTTAATTGATGTTTTCAAATGGAATATGAAGGAGAGAGTTGATCGTTCCTTTAATTGTGAGCCAGCTTGAGCTTTTCTTAGCGAACTCGTACAGTCATTAAGGGAAACTCCCCTTCTCCCCTGGAAAGCTTctatttaaagacaaaaagcagacagCATTCTGTGTTGTGGAATCTGGGCACACGCAtgtgaagcacaaacacatgttaCAAACAGCTTCAGGGACATTTGAATATTGCAAAGACTTTTCAACTGATTTGCCTTCCCAGAGGCCATGAAGAGTGTTGTTATGCtagttttaattgtttttaactGCTGTTTTTGATCATATACATTTAATGGATTTATTATTTGAGACTCAGCCTTTATTTGAATGAATCAGCTTTTATCTGAGAGTTCATTGTACGTTATATGTTTTTGTATCGAATATCACAGATTAATATTAACATAAATGAAAGGGAACAGCACTCCTATCCTATATTGAGGTCAGTCATTATCACTATTTGGAGTGGGCTGCAGTCTTGCTCTGTCGACAGACTCTGCAGTATCAGGTGGTCATTGCTCACATAGACCAGCAAGAACAACGTAGGCAGATTTCAGTCTCCAGACACTGAGATATTATAAGACAGATGAAACTGCTCTACCAGCTGGACCCTTCGTCTTTATTGCCCCTGGAATGCAAGAGTTAATGTTTCCATTTTTAGCCCGCAGGAACAGTCACGGTTGGGCTTATGCTACAGTCACGGTATAAATATTTTGAAGTGGTACACTTTGTTGCCTGTTCTTTTCAGTTTGGTTAAATCATTGCGTTCTAGCTCCATAATTCCACTTAGATACTGTAGAATCTTTCTTTTCAACTGGTTATTAAAGCTGATGTGTTAGCATGAGAGCTGTCTCGCCACACCACTGAAAACAATGCAGtgattcagaggaaaagcactCAAGATCATCAGCACATGTCCTCCACACTTGCACTGTCAATatggaaaacagaggagagggaaatcATGTAAATACAGACAGCCAACCTCGAACAGAAAGTGGTCCTAAAGCTGAGGGAGCTGCAGGGAAACACTGCATAATCTATAAGTAtgagagggaaacagagcaggaagagggagTGGAGGAACTGGAACTGTGTGCCGTGTGGTGTGTTTAGTGCCCTCCCACTCTGTGATTAGCATGGGCGACtccctctttgtgtctcttgttCTTTCGGCAACCAGTGATTCAGAGCAAAGAGACATAGGGAAGAGTTCACTGCCCCTCTCCCACCAGCAAGCCGAAAGACACAAGAGAGCAGAAAGACATGCTCAGAGAAAACATAGAGGAGACATCTGAACTGTTGGTGAGAAATAGCTGAGAATGCTGTCtttggttggtttttttttacatctttaacTGATCTTTATGTTTGCCTGAAGCCTTTCTGGTAACCTTGAATTGTCCGAAGGAgaagtgtgtgttcagcttAATGTTAGTTAATGTttgcctgtgtttctgtgtgtgtgttccaggcTTCTGGGATTCTGCACTGTGCGGTCAGCGTCGCACCTCTCCTCGTCCCCGTCGCCCTCTGAGCCGTACCCTCAGCCCCCAGCGAACTAACAGGAACAGGGAGGTCGAGGGGTCGCAGCAGAGACACACCGGGGCTCACTGCGACAGTGCGCCCCCGACCCTACGGCCCCACGCTCCTCCACCGTCCTTTCATCTGGAGAGAAGACACTCCAGCGGCCCTCTGTGCTTCGTTAACCCCCTGTTTCTCCAGactcatcaccaccaccaccgctgtGAGGACGATACACCTTCACATGCCGTCAAGTCCAATAACAGCCTAGAGGATGTGGGGAAAGCGTCAGTGGAGCCATTAAACAGCAGTCAAGGTAGTGAGCACCAAGTGGACAGGATCAAACTGAACGGCAAGTCACGGCCCCCTCCCCCTCGACCCCCACCCCCACGCTCGATGCCACGCCGGCGCCCTGCCCCACCTCCACCTGGACCTCCAGCAGCTACCACCAGACCCAAGAGCATGCCGGAGGCCGTTGCTGTGTCTCCAAAGCAGCAACAGTCCTCCAGCAGGCGCCCGGCACCTGCTCGACCACCAATGGGTGCCAAGCACAGCAGCCCATCCAAAACTGCCAGCCCACCAATCCCTGTGCCCTCAAACCCACCACCTCCGAGACCTAAGAAGCCTGACCTGGAAGCTCACCGCTGCCACATCGCCCTGGACGATGATACCATCGCTAAGGCTCTGTCCCGTGCCAAGCTTCCACCCTGccagcctccacctgctgtCCCTGCTGATGTACTACTGGAGAATAACGCTGGGAGTCCATCCAGCCCTAATGAGAGGGGATGCCAGCGACTCAGCAACATGAGCATGTCTACTTCCTCCTCTGACTCACTGGAATATTCGCAGTCTCCCGGATTCTCCCTGGGCCTGGCCCCTAGCCCATCCCGACACCTGAACCATCAAGACCCAGTGGAGGACAGCAGCGAAGATGACGAGGATGGggaagaagacgaggaggaagacTATGGGGTCGGCCTGGAGACTGACCTAGAAATGCGCCTCCGTCCGCCCTTCAAAGCACGGCGGCGAACGGTTGGTGTGAGCCTGAGCGGGGGCTCTTTTATCCTGCCGAGAGCCCTGAAGGGACGCTTCCGCAAGGTGAGCGGCATGCTCAGCTCCCTCATGACCCCAGAGAGACGGGCGGTAAAGAGGATCGCAGAGCTGTCCAGGGACAAAAGCTCATATTTTGGCTCCCTGGTCCAGGACTACATCAGCTTTGTTCAGGAGAACCGAGGCTGTCACACATCAGGGATGGATTTTCTGCAGACTATCAGGCAGTTTATGACACAAATGAAGGCTTACCTGCGCCAGAGCTCTGAGCTGGACCCCCCTATAGAGTCACTCATACCTGAGGACCAGATCGGTAAGTCGGCCAAGAATGTTGCTTCTTTAAAACTTTGAAGGTTGAAGCTTCTTGCACGGTGGGATTGTGCGTCCTGACATTGTGTCACATCTGCTTGTGCATACGTGGGCACATGTGTGACATTTGAGTCATTTCCTATCGCCTACAACATTCAGTTCTCTACATGTTTTCCTTCCAGTTTTTTAATTTGAGAAGTAAAACCTCTGTAGCGTTGCTGTTGAGGAGGATTTCAAAatgacttcattcattcacaatGTTCAGTGAGAGGCCAGGCTCGCCATTGTCTTGGGAATCAGACATACCAGCTGAAGTTTTCCATATTAGTCTGTCTCATTGCTGGTGTTGAGTTGCAGAAATGCCGGTGTGCTGTGCCCCAATGAGTTATTCTTGGCTTCTGTTCATGGCCTTTAGCTCACAGTGCAGTCAAAGCTCAATTTGAAAGGCAGCAATTTGACTTAATTATATCTGAAGACTGACAAGTGCCACTGCATCGAATGATTTGCCAAATATGTAAAATTCCACTACGGCTGCGTATCTGTTGagacaacatttaacatttgagaacTTTGGCTTCTTTAGTTACATTAGAAGGGTTTTGCAGAACAACAAAGTatcagaaaatgtgttgttgtggtgtCAGTGCTAAAATTCATACTCACTGATGTCATGATGACTGTAAGAATAAAGTTTGCAGGCTTGAGCAGCCCTATCAAAGGAATGGTTCATTCCAGTCGGCTTATTCTGGACTCTGGAGTATTTGCATGAATATGTAATTATGTCTTTGCACTCATCTCACATCCCTTGTTCAttgtaaacaacaaacaacagcaaagccTTGTTGAGCAACAGAGAAGTGACCCATTCTGGTGGCGCTGacagaccacagacacacacacgaaaagCGTCTCACGCTCACAAATGTTCCCTTTGGAGAGGGGAAATGTGAAGGCATGTTTTTATACAGCAGCCATGGAGGTACATGTAAAGTTTAAGAGTTAAATCTGAGCTTGGATTCTGAGCTCTTTTAGAGACACCACCACGACACTGTCACTTGTGAAATAGTAACGCATGTTTTAAAAGGATACAAGGTTTGTCGAATTTACTGCTACTCATTTTTCCTGgtaaatcaaaacaaaagtcagtCCTGCTGACGTCATACTGCAGTCCCACATAACatggaaagaaaggagaagtgGAGTTCAGCTGATGTCTGTGGTCCCTGCAGAGTGTTTACAGTAACACTGAGATGAGTGTGGCTGTGTTATGACGCAAAGTCTGACATCTTGACAACTcgaaatattttgtgtttgttgtaaaaGGGGAGCTAGAAGTCCAAACTTTCTGAGCATATGTAGCGGCGATGATGCCTAAATACTAATAGAGAGGTTCAGCGGTAGAATGACCAGCTGTTGGGTGTTTGCAAAGCGCGATGTAGGACTGTCCACACACCTTAACGTAGGGTCGTGACTGTGTAGgaacaaacagaggaaggatgtcagtgaaaagaaatgaaaggctTCATTTCTGGGTTGTACACCAGAAAACTGCACAACTTTTAAGTTTGCTTTCATGAACATTgcattgagtttttttttagttttacgAGTATGTGCTTGCTGGTGTGtatattgttgtgtgtgtgtgtatatatccACTGTTTATCACAGACTTTCCTGCAGTTTATTGCAGTAGAGGGAAGCCTTTGAACAGGTTGTAGTCTAGATAAAGCCCACTAACAAACATTGCTCAATATACAAAGGAAATGAGCCTTTTTGGAGGGAATCAGGAAGTCCACAGtctgatgatgtgtgtgtgtgtgcgcctacATGTACATACTACAGTGTGTCTCGTTGTGTGCCCTTAATAGCCTTTGAACCCCTCCTTGTGTACACAGGAGGATCTGACAGACTTATCCAGCCTCTGTAAAGACCTCAGGCCTCCCCTTGTTCATGATTCAGATTTATTTGTCTTAGCAGTGTGGAATAAAGGGCTGCCAAACCCTTACCTCAAGCGACCCACAGAACTTGTGCACTTGGCTCGTAGACACAGTGTGGAGGCTGGTGCTGTAGTGTTAAGTGGAGCACATTCACCCTGGCGTTATTCTGACTCACCAAAAAGGCAAAGCATTTCTCCATAAGAGCAGGATTCTTGTGTCTGCACATTTGGTTATTTACGCAAGctgaaaaacatgcattttgttcAGAGCAGTTCATTGCATAAGCATGGCATCAAGGCAGTACTGCTAGTGAACAATAAGACACAATTGTGTAAATGCGACATTCTGTACATAGTTGAAGTGGGCAGGAAGTTATTTGAAGTCTATGTATGTAAATGAGGTTCAGATGGAACCATTGTAGAGGTCCTAGTGAAACTTTTTCCTGCGTGTTAGCTGAATGAATGATATACTTATGAATAGGGGTGACTTCCATGTTGGATCCACGTCCAGCTTAGATTCATCAAGGTCAGACTCAAGCCGATACCAGTAAATCTGCTACTAATTAACTCCAAATAGCAAATATGTAATCTGTCGGGTAAAACCTGACTTTTAGTTCTTGCGATGTCAGACTTTGAGGTTAGTCAGTCATGCTTTGTGTGTTGTATAAATGGTTCTTACTGTATGTTTACCATCTAAGAAACAGATGTAGATCTGTGGCCACTGCTGTTGACCTTTAGCAGGATGGTTTGCTGCTGCTTGAGCACGCAATCACCTTTTTCAGTAAAAAAGGAACTATAACATATATGACCCCTGTTCAAAGAAATACGTGTTCAGCAGATAGGAAAGGTCTCGAggctgagagacacagacaggataGGGAAGTCAGAAAATATTAACAGATGCactaacacattgttggttttggtggtTTCaagggatttgttgacagtaagaaaagtATAAAAGAATATCAACCTCTTTGACCAGGCCCATCATCACTTTAATGTAATGCTCTGTGTGATTGTAGCGGAATATGAAGGACATGTTTGAGATTATTTATGCCCCTCCAACAAAGTGTATGAATTTAA
Coding sequences within:
- the LOC121604407 gene encoding ras and Rab interactor 2-like isoform X1, giving the protein MAGNPPSGLTDRSGSFFKLIDTFALEIGELKKEMIQTAPTVDKEPMDLQGLESEASGVYLQSPGCGGVGGERDSGYDSLRRRMSVLDRLTQTHPVWLLLAVSEEEASHILIKQPPGVFLVRKSAALQRKVLSVRLKEDQSGTPISHFPVRESQYTFSLEGSGISFADLFRLVAFYCISRDVLPFTLKLPEAIASAKTQKELEEVAQLGAGFWDSALCGQRRTSPRPRRPLSRTLSPQRTNRNREVEGSQQRHTGAHCDSAPPTLRPHAPPPSFHLERRHSSGPLCFVNPLFLQTHHHHHRCEDDTPSHAVKSNNSLEDVGKASVEPLNSSQGSEHQVDRIKLNGKSRPPPPRPPPPRSMPRRRPAPPPPGPPAATTRPKSMPEAVAVSPKQQQSSSRRPAPARPPMGAKHSSPSKTASPPIPVPSNPPPPRPKKPDLEAHRCHIALDDDTIAKALSRAKLPPCQPPPAVPADVLLENNAGSPSSPNERGCQRLSNMSMSTSSSDSLEYSQSPGFSLGLAPSPSRHLNHQDPVEDSSEDDEDGEEDEEEDYGVGLETDLEMRLRPPFKARRRTVGVSLSGGSFILPRALKGRFRKVSGMLSSLMTPERRAVKRIAELSRDKSSYFGSLVQDYISFVQENRGCHTSGMDFLQTIRQFMTQMKAYLRQSSELDPPIESLIPEDQIDQVLEKAMHKCVLKPLKSVIEVALHDFQVSSGAWQQLRENLALARTKNPQELGVDGAVPPDPVAIEKICHKFLNMRKMYSPEKKVSVLLRVCKLIYTIMQDNSGRMYGADDFLPMLTYVVAQCDMPQLDTEIQYMMELLDPSLLQGEGGYYLTSAYGAMALIKNFQEEQAARVLSSEARNTLHQWHRRRTAQRSVPSVDDFQVSRLT
- the LOC121604407 gene encoding ras and Rab interactor 2-like isoform X2, whose product is MAGNPPSGLTDRSGSFFKLIDTFALEIGELKKEMIQTAPTVDKEPMDLQGLESEASGVYLQSPGCGGVGGERDSGYDSLRRRMSVLDRLTQTHPVWLLLAVSEEEASHILIKQPPGVFLVRKSAALQRKVLSVRLKEDQSGTPISHFPVRESQYTFSLEGSGISFADLFRLVAFYCISRDVLPFTLKLPEAIASAKTQKELEEVAQLGAGFWDSALCGQRRTSPRPRRPLSRTLSPQRTNRNREVEGSQQRHTGAHCDSAPPTLRPHAPPPSFHLERRHSSGPLCFVNPLFLQTHHHHHRCEDDTPSHAVKSNNSLEDVGKASVEPLNSSQGSEHQVDRIKLNGKSRPPPPRPPPPRSMPRRRPAPPPPGPPAATTRPKSMPEAVAVSPKQQQSSSRRPAPARPPMGAKHSSPSKTASPPIPVPSNPPPPRPKKPDLEAHRCHIALDDDTIAKALSRAKLPPCQPPPAVPADVLLENNAGSPSSPNERGCQRLSNMSMSTSSSDSLEYSQSPGFSLGLAPSPSRHLNHQDPVEDSSEDDEDGEEDEEEDYGVGLETDLEMRLRPPFKARRRTVGVSLSGGSFILPRALKGRFRKVSGMLSSLMTPERRAVKRIAELSRDKSSYFGSLVQDYISFVQENRGCHTSGMDFLQTIRQFMTQMKAYLRQSSELDPPIESLIPEDQIDQVLEKAMHKCVLKPLKSVIEVALHDFQVSSGAWQQLRENLALARTKNPQELGVDGAVPPDPVAIEKICHKFLNMRKMYSPEKKVSVLLRVCKLIYTIMQDNSGRMYGADDFLPMLTYVVAQCDMPQLDTEIQYMMELLDPSLLQGEGGYYLTSAYGAMALIKNFQEEQAARVLSSEARNTLHQWHRRRTAQRSVPSVDDFQNYLRVALQEVDTGCTAKTLLVHPYTTTEEVCSLCAYKFKIPDPENYALFLVTEDTSQQLAPDTHPQRIKAELHSRPHTQIFHFLYRKVPNLNLCIPAIMHNGNRLQVE